Below is a window of Haloterrigena alkaliphila DNA.
GTTCGTCGTCGAGGACGTCGTACTCCTCCGGCCCCGGGTCCGCGTAGATCACCGCCCCGGTCCGGCCCTCGAGTCGGATCGTCGCGAGGCCGAGCCAGTCGACGGTCACCGCACCGAATCGAACGGTCATACCCGTGTGTTCGCTCGAGCGGGTCGAAAAAGGTTCGTCTGCGGCAGGGAGGGACGCACGCGTTGCCTTGCGTCCCGGCGCGCTCAGGGTCGTCGAATGCTGTGCTCGAGCGTACCGACGCCCTCGATTTCGATCTCGACCTCGTCGCCGTCCTCGAGCGGGCCGACGCCCTCGGGCGTGCCGGTGGCGATGACGTCGCCCGGCTCGAGGGTTAAGTAGGTCGTGATCTCGGCGATCAGTTCGGGGATCGGGAAGATGAGTTGTTCGCGGGAGCCGTCCTGTCGGAGTTCGCCGTTGACCCGCGACTGGACGGACGCGTCGTCGGGCACCTCGTCGGGGGTCGCGAGCACCGGACCGAGCGGCGCGGCGCCGTCGAAGGCCTTCCCGCGGATCCAGTTTTGTTCCTCGTTCTGGTCGTCGCGGTTCGAGACGTCGTCGACGCAGGTGAAGCCCTCGACGACGTCCATCGCGTCCGAGACCGGGACGTGGCGACACTGCTCGCCGATGACGACGCCCAGTTCGGCCTCGTGGTCGATGCGCTCCTTGCCCGCGGGCGCGGTGACGGTGTCGCCGTGGGCGGCGACCGCGTTCGGCGGCTTCAGGAAGAGCATCGGTCGATCCGGCAGGTTCGACCCCATTTCGTCGGCGTGATCGGCGTAGTTGCGCCCGATACAGACGATCTTCGACGGCTCACAGGGCGGCAGGACGTCGATCGCCTCGTCCTCGAGGGCGTAGCTCTCGTTTCCGAAGTGGACGTGACCGGACTCGAGTTCGCCGCGCCGAACGGCCCCTGCTGGGTCGCGGAAGCGTACGTATTTCATGCGTGGGTGGTCGTGACGCGGCTTCAAAAGGATTGAGATGACGGCACGCGCTGGCGGGGATTCCGTCGTGCGGCAGGCCGTGTCATCCTCGACTCGGAACGGAACGCTTTTTACTAGGCCTCGGCAACGACTTATTGCGTTCACGCTCCGTTGGTGTAGTCCGGCCAATCATTTCGGCCTTTCGAGCCGATGACCTGGGTTCAAATCCCAGACGGAGCACTCTTCTGAACGAACGAAGTGAGTGAAGAAGGAAGCGCACGCTCTGGGATTTGAAGTAGACCAGTCGCGCGCAGCGTAGCGAGCACGTCTGGGCGTAGTTCAAATCCCAGACGGAGCACGTTCCCGCGAATAACATCCACTCGAGTTCTCACGGTGTACAGGCCTTGAGCAAAGAGATCGCCATCCCCACTCGAGCGAGCTAATTCCGGCTCGGTCTGACAAACGAACAAACAGTAGATTTCAGTCGGGCCGAAAGTCCACTACGCGACGCCAATCCGTTTTGGAGAGGAGTTCAAGCAGCGTGTCGCTGAAGAAGGCTCATGGCAATCACAGAGCGCGACCCGGGCCAGGGAGAGCCGAAGCGGTTCCTCGTGGAGTGCGAGGGCTGTTCGTTCGAGTGCGCGACGACGGGACGCGAGGAAGCGGAACGGATCGGCGACGCACATCGCGGCGAGACCGGCCACGACCTCGTCGCGCTCGAGTTACCGCCGTCGATGTAATTCTGGCTGGAGTCGCGGGAACAGCAGCCGGGTCGCTACGTCCGCGTCGACGCTCGGCCAGCTAGGAAAGCGGCTGGGCGTTCGTCTGTTCGTGCTGGGACGCGACGTACTGGATCACTTCGTCGTAGGGATGCGCTCGTCTGAGATGGTCCTCGAGCGTTCGATCGGGATCCAGCGTCTCGGCACAGATCGGACACTCGGTCGGCGGTTGAAAGGCCATTTCCCTGTACTTGCTCCCTGACGTGAAAGACGCTAAAGCCTGCACATGCACGCCGCCGTCCCCGACTCGAGGCGACCCACCGCGATAAGAAACGGCGATTCGCCCACGCTCGGTCCGCGCTGTGACCGTCCGACTGGGGTCAGTCGGCCGGTCTCACGTGGCCGGCGTCACTCGGCCGCCGGAAGCGTGAAGGAGAACGTCGTTCCGTCGCCGGGTTCGGAGTCGACGGTGATCTCGCCGCCGTGGCGTTCGACGATGCGCTGACAGAGCGCCAGTCCGATCCCCGTCCCCTCGTACTCCTCCTGGCTGTGGAGGCGATCGAAGACGGTGAACACCCGGTCCTGATCGGCGGGATCGATCCCGATCCCCTCGTCCGCGACCGAAACGACCCACTCCTCGCCACCGTTCTCCGCGGCGTTGCCGCTTCGTTCCGAGGCGCGTGGCGCCTCGCATCGCTCGGCGTCGACGTGCACGCGCGGCGGGTCGTCGCCGTGGTAGGTCAACGCGTTTTCCAGCAGGTTCTGGAACACCTGTCGTAACTGGCTCGCGTCGCCCTCCACAACGGGGAGGGTTCCGGTCGAGATTCTGGCGTCGGTTTCCTCGATATGCAACTGGAGGTCGTCGATCACGTCCCCGAGGGCGGTCTCGAGGTCGACCGGCTCGAGGGGGTCGCCCCGGGTCTCGACGCGGGAGTACTCGAGCAGGGCGTCGATCATGTCGCTCATGCGCTCGGCGCCGTCGACGGCGAAGTCCAGGAACTCCTGGCCGTCCTCGTCGAACGCGTCGCCGTAGCGGCGTTCGAGCAACTGGAGGTAGCTCGTGATCATCCGCAGCGGCTCCTGCAGGTCGTGGCTGGCCGCGTAGGCGAACTGCTCGAGCCGTTCGTTCGAGGCCTCGAGTTTCTCGACCGTCTCCTCGAGTTTGCGCTGGGAGGCCCGGCGTTCCGTGATGTCGGTCAGCGTGACGACCGCCCGACTCACCTCGCCGCGCTCGTTCCTGACCGGCATCCCGTGTTCCATGATGATCCGCTGTTCGCCGTCGAACGTGCTGATCTCGTAGATGTTGGGCTCCGAGACCTCCTCGCCCTGGAGCACCTGATACATCGTCCAGTCCTCGGGACCGACCGGTTCGCCCGAGTCCGCCCAGACCGCCTCGAACTTGTCGTACTCCTCGACGGATTCCGCGTCGAAGACGTCACCGCC
It encodes the following:
- a CDS encoding fumarylacetoacetate hydrolase family protein, which produces MKYVRFRDPAGAVRRGELESGHVHFGNESYALEDEAIDVLPPCEPSKIVCIGRNYADHADEMGSNLPDRPMLFLKPPNAVAAHGDTVTAPAGKERIDHEAELGVVIGEQCRHVPVSDAMDVVEGFTCVDDVSNRDDQNEEQNWIRGKAFDGAAPLGPVLATPDEVPDDASVQSRVNGELRQDGSREQLIFPIPELIAEITTYLTLEPGDVIATGTPEGVGPLEDGDEVEIEIEGVGTLEHSIRRP